A window from Planococcus maritimus encodes these proteins:
- a CDS encoding circularly permuted type 2 ATP-grasp protein, which yields MFKDYQTSPFFDEMFTPDGKPKAHYEMFHEVIKRFSNDELKEKHETAQLSFLRQGITFTVYHNNVGTERTMPFDFVPIIIPPEEWEVVEKGMTQRAEALNRFLDDVYHEQKIIEAGIVPKHLVEDNPYYYKKQMQDVTIPLNNHIFLAGIDLIRDENGKYHVLEDNLRNPSGLSYVYQNRYVMRQVYPEFFVNHSVRTLEHQMSFLHDAILDHAPTGRKEKPFAVLLTPGMYNSAYYDHVFLAQQMGMDLVEGRDLVVRNNIVYMKSIRGLKRVDIIYRRIDDDFLDPEAFREDSALGVRGVMEAYQKGNVAILNAVGNGVADDKAIYAYVPDMIRYYLKEEPIIDNVKTYLLDKPEDREWVLEHLEELVVKNVGASGGYDMLVGPHASKELIEKFREKIIETPHQYIAQPTIKLSRAPAYQGDKFYPCHVDLRVFVMRGETTHVLPGGLSRVALKEGSLVVNSSQGGGGKDTWVFKKKEEGEDA from the coding sequence GTGTTTAAAGACTATCAAACCAGTCCGTTTTTTGATGAAATGTTCACGCCTGATGGAAAACCGAAAGCCCATTACGAAATGTTCCATGAAGTGATCAAGCGATTTTCGAATGACGAACTAAAGGAAAAGCATGAGACGGCACAATTGTCGTTTCTTCGGCAAGGAATCACGTTCACGGTCTATCATAACAATGTCGGTACCGAGCGGACGATGCCATTCGACTTTGTCCCCATCATCATTCCTCCAGAAGAATGGGAAGTCGTCGAAAAAGGAATGACGCAGCGAGCGGAAGCGTTAAACCGCTTTTTAGATGATGTCTATCACGAGCAAAAAATTATTGAAGCAGGCATTGTGCCAAAGCATTTGGTTGAGGACAATCCCTACTATTACAAAAAGCAGATGCAAGACGTTACGATTCCGCTTAACAATCATATCTTTCTAGCAGGAATCGATTTGATTCGTGATGAGAATGGAAAGTACCACGTCCTCGAAGACAATTTGCGCAATCCGTCTGGTTTATCGTATGTATATCAGAACCGCTACGTCATGAGGCAAGTGTACCCAGAGTTTTTCGTCAACCATTCGGTGAGGACACTGGAGCATCAGATGAGCTTTTTGCACGATGCCATTTTGGATCATGCCCCGACAGGAAGAAAGGAAAAACCGTTTGCCGTGCTGTTAACGCCGGGCATGTATAACTCAGCTTATTACGACCACGTTTTCCTGGCCCAGCAAATGGGCATGGATCTTGTGGAAGGACGCGACCTTGTCGTCCGGAATAACATTGTTTATATGAAATCGATTCGTGGATTAAAGCGTGTCGACATTATCTACCGCCGCATTGATGACGATTTTTTGGATCCGGAAGCATTCCGTGAAGATTCCGCACTTGGAGTACGGGGCGTCATGGAAGCCTATCAAAAGGGCAATGTCGCCATTTTGAACGCTGTCGGCAATGGCGTGGCGGATGATAAGGCAATTTATGCATATGTTCCGGACATGATCCGCTACTATTTGAAGGAAGAACCGATCATCGATAATGTCAAAACGTATTTGCTTGATAAACCTGAAGATCGGGAATGGGTACTCGAACATCTTGAAGAGCTCGTCGTCAAAAACGTAGGAGCCTCCGGAGGTTATGATATGCTTGTCGGTCCGCATGCCTCGAAGGAACTGATCGAAAAATTCAGGGAGAAAATTATCGAAACACCTCATCAATACATTGCACAACCGACGATCAAGCTGTCGCGTGCGCCCGCTTATCAAGGAGACAAATTCTATCCGTGCCATGTAGACCTTAGGGTATTCGTCATGAGAGGCGAAACGACACATGTGCTGCCTGGCGGGCTGTCTCGTGTCGCGCTGAAAGAAGGCTCGCTTGTCGTGAACTCGTCGCAAGGCGGCGGCGGAAAAGACACATGGGTGTTCAAAAAGAAAGAAGAAGGGGAGGATGCGTAA
- a CDS encoding HD-GYP domain-containing protein, giving the protein MKGLDILKGKHLETIENGSTTLSLLATGSGLELMKQSIQKDKTFILIPSEAAEAQEFYYIVDGAIQTDIDERPIRLEADDFFSCKDLESPVSFTVVETVTLLSVSTMPIFHYVSEMIGELRKIGKKVEEKDRYTYNHSSRVANYAVKTAAKMKLSRERMESLFLASMLHDIGKINVPEEVLKKPSKLTDEEFALIKKHPGDGADMIRDTPYKDIADIVEQHHERVNGRGYPFGLKGDEILDEAKIIGVCDTFDAMTEDRAYRSAFTAEYAMDELERLIGIQYEEEVVKAFKQMLIEEGKLIEMV; this is encoded by the coding sequence GTGAAGGGCTTGGACATTTTAAAAGGAAAACATCTGGAAACAATAGAAAATGGATCAACAACACTTTCCCTATTAGCGACAGGGAGCGGTTTGGAATTGATGAAGCAATCAATCCAAAAAGACAAAACTTTTATCCTGATTCCGAGTGAAGCTGCGGAAGCGCAAGAGTTTTACTACATCGTCGATGGAGCCATACAAACGGATATCGATGAGCGTCCCATTCGGCTGGAAGCGGATGATTTCTTTTCGTGCAAAGATCTCGAAAGCCCAGTTTCCTTCACCGTAGTTGAAACAGTTACTTTATTATCGGTCTCTACTATGCCGATTTTTCACTATGTTAGTGAAATGATCGGAGAACTGCGGAAGATCGGCAAAAAAGTAGAAGAGAAAGACCGCTACACTTATAACCATAGTTCGAGAGTAGCCAATTATGCGGTAAAGACGGCGGCTAAGATGAAACTTTCAAGAGAACGAATGGAATCGTTATTCCTGGCCTCCATGCTCCACGATATCGGCAAAATCAATGTACCTGAAGAAGTTCTCAAAAAGCCGTCGAAGTTGACGGACGAAGAGTTTGCGCTCATTAAGAAACACCCAGGAGATGGCGCTGATATGATTCGCGACACCCCCTATAAAGATATCGCCGACATTGTTGAGCAGCATCATGAGCGAGTGAACGGGCGAGGATATCCGTTTGGCTTAAAAGGGGACGAGATTCTCGACGAGGCAAAAATCATCGGAGTGTGTGACACTTTTGATGCGATGACGGAAGATCGCGCCTATCGTTCTGCATTTACGGCCGAGTATGCGATGGATGAGCTCGAGCGGTTGATCGGTATTCAATACGAGGAAGAAGTTGTGAAAGCATTCAAGCAAATGTTGATTGAAGAAGGCAAATTAATAGAGATGGTATAA
- a CDS encoding glutamate synthase subunit beta, with product MGKITGFMEYDRQTVKERDPAQRTHDWKDYTIPLSEQEVQKQGARCMDCGVPTCQTGMDLDNGTTGCPVNHLIPEWNDLVYRGQWKEALHREHLKNNFPEFTGVACPAPCEGACVLGINEPSVAIRTVERSIIERGFAEGWVVPEPPKQRTGKKIAVVGSGPAGLAAAAQLNKAGHTVTVFEKSDRIGGLLTYGIPEMKLPYDMVMRRVKILEQEGITFVTNVEVGKNYPATELRDNFDSVIMATGATVHRNIDVEGRDLEGVHFAMDFLHASTKSLLDSDLEDGNYISAKGKDVIVIGGGDTGTDCLATSVRHGCKSLVQFDVYDQKGAIRDEKGNPWPQYPKVHRVEYGHKEAAATFGDDPRAYAVMTKKFVGDENGHVKEVHTVNVKLKIDEQGNRIREEIPGTEKVWKADLILIAIGFSGPEQMLIDQLNVETHANSRVKAEYGDYRTNVEGIFAAGDMRRGQSLIVWAINEGREAARECDRYLMGATVLP from the coding sequence GCGTCCCTACTTGCCAGACTGGTATGGATCTCGACAATGGTACGACTGGATGCCCGGTTAATCACTTGATTCCTGAATGGAATGATCTCGTTTACCGCGGCCAATGGAAAGAGGCGCTTCACCGCGAGCATTTAAAGAATAATTTCCCGGAATTCACCGGTGTCGCTTGTCCAGCGCCGTGTGAAGGGGCATGCGTGCTCGGGATCAACGAACCTTCTGTTGCGATCCGTACGGTTGAGAGGTCCATCATCGAACGCGGATTTGCGGAAGGCTGGGTCGTTCCAGAGCCGCCAAAACAGCGTACCGGTAAAAAAATAGCTGTGGTGGGTTCAGGTCCAGCAGGTCTTGCAGCAGCGGCGCAATTGAATAAAGCAGGCCATACCGTGACGGTCTTCGAAAAAAGCGATCGGATTGGCGGATTGTTGACTTATGGCATTCCGGAGATGAAACTGCCGTACGATATGGTTATGCGCCGCGTCAAAATCCTTGAACAGGAAGGCATCACGTTCGTGACGAATGTCGAAGTCGGCAAAAACTATCCTGCAACGGAATTGCGCGATAATTTCGATTCGGTTATTATGGCGACCGGCGCGACGGTCCACCGTAATATCGATGTCGAAGGGCGTGACTTAGAAGGCGTTCATTTCGCCATGGATTTCCTGCACGCCAGCACGAAGAGTTTGCTCGATTCCGATTTGGAAGATGGCAATTATATTTCAGCCAAAGGCAAAGACGTTATCGTTATTGGCGGCGGTGATACAGGAACCGACTGTCTCGCAACCTCTGTCCGCCATGGCTGCAAGAGCCTCGTGCAATTCGATGTCTATGACCAAAAAGGCGCAATCCGCGACGAAAAGGGCAATCCATGGCCGCAATATCCAAAAGTGCACCGTGTAGAATATGGCCATAAAGAAGCGGCCGCAACGTTCGGTGACGATCCGCGTGCTTATGCGGTCATGACGAAGAAATTCGTCGGTGACGAAAACGGGCATGTGAAAGAAGTCCATACCGTCAACGTCAAACTGAAAATCGATGAGCAAGGAAACCGCATCCGTGAAGAAATCCCAGGAACGGAAAAAGTATGGAAAGCAGATCTGATCTTAATCGCTATCGGCTTCAGCGGACCAGAACAAATGCTAATCGATCAGTTGAATGTGGAAACGCACGCCAATTCACGCGTCAAAGCGGAATACGGCGATTACCGCACAAACGTCGAAGGCATCTTCGCAGCTGGCGATATGCGCAGAGGCCAGAGCTTGATCGTTTGGGCGATCAATGAAGGCCGTGAAGCGGCGAGGGAGTGCGATCGTTATTTGATGGGCGCGACCGTTTTACCTTAA